In Variovorax paradoxus, a single genomic region encodes these proteins:
- the rsmB gene encoding 16S rRNA (cytosine(967)-C(5))-methyltransferase RsmB: MQPPLWRQLQLTAVALASIRAGTSGSVAFEAVEPALRPGVQALGFQVLRWLGRAEALRRHLAKRTPPPLPDALLCTALALAWDGTRAPYEPFTLVDQAVEAAKRNPATRAQASFINACLRRFLRERDELVAVTDSEPVAQWNHPRWWIERLKRDHPRDWQRVLAADNAQAPMTLRVNARKSTAASYLVELEAAGLSATRVGPSGLQLARARPVQQLPGFAEGASSVQDAAAQMAAPLLLEGLLPAAPGGVPLRVLDACAAPGGKTAHLLELAGPDAIDVTALEVDAVRSRRIDETLARIGLKARVLVADAARPADWWDRTPFDAILLDAPCTASGIVRRHPDVRWLRRESDTAQLSAQQAALLAALWPLVRTGGRLLYCTCSVFREEGSQQIDAFLVHNTDARLLPSPGHLLPQSGSNARGVPDNPSGDHDGFFYALLEKRPH; encoded by the coding sequence CTGCAACCGCCGCTCTGGCGCCAACTGCAATTGACCGCGGTGGCGCTGGCGTCGATTCGCGCCGGCACCTCGGGCTCCGTCGCCTTCGAAGCCGTCGAACCCGCGCTGCGGCCCGGCGTGCAGGCGCTCGGCTTCCAGGTGCTGCGCTGGCTCGGCCGCGCCGAGGCGCTGCGCCGCCATCTGGCCAAGCGCACGCCGCCGCCATTGCCCGACGCCTTGCTGTGCACCGCGCTGGCGCTTGCGTGGGACGGCACGCGCGCACCCTACGAACCGTTCACGCTGGTCGACCAGGCCGTCGAGGCCGCCAAGCGCAACCCGGCCACGCGGGCGCAGGCCAGCTTCATCAACGCCTGTCTTCGGCGCTTCCTGCGCGAGCGCGACGAACTTGTGGCCGTGACCGATTCCGAGCCGGTCGCGCAATGGAACCATCCGCGCTGGTGGATCGAACGCCTCAAGCGCGACCATCCCCGCGACTGGCAGCGCGTGCTCGCCGCCGACAACGCACAGGCGCCGATGACGCTGCGCGTCAATGCACGCAAGTCGACCGCCGCTTCCTATCTGGTGGAGCTTGAGGCCGCCGGCCTCTCGGCTACGCGCGTGGGCCCCAGCGGTCTTCAACTGGCCCGTGCCCGGCCCGTGCAGCAACTGCCCGGTTTTGCCGAAGGCGCCAGTTCGGTGCAGGACGCCGCCGCGCAAATGGCCGCGCCCCTGTTGCTCGAAGGCCTGTTGCCGGCCGCTCCCGGCGGCGTGCCGCTGCGGGTGCTCGATGCCTGCGCCGCCCCCGGCGGCAAGACCGCGCATCTGCTCGAGCTGGCCGGCCCCGACGCCATCGACGTCACAGCGCTCGAAGTCGACGCGGTGCGCAGCCGGCGCATCGACGAGACCCTGGCGCGCATCGGCCTGAAGGCCCGTGTGCTGGTGGCCGATGCCGCGCGCCCCGCCGACTGGTGGGACCGCACGCCGTTCGACGCGATCCTGCTCGACGCGCCATGCACCGCATCGGGCATCGTGCGCCGCCATCCCGATGTCCGCTGGCTGCGCCGCGAGAGCGACACCGCCCAGCTCTCTGCCCAGCAGGCCGCGTTGCTGGCCGCGCTCTGGCCGCTCGTGCGGACCGGCGGGCGGCTTCTTTACTGCACCTGTTCCGTCTTCCGGGAAGAGGGTTCGCAACAAATTGATGCGTTTCTTGTACACAACACCGACGCACGATTGCTGCCATCGCCCGGCCATTTGCTGCCCCAAAGCGGGTCGAATGCCCGTGGCGTCCCGGACAATCCCTCTGGTGATCACGACGGCTTCTTCTACGCCCTGCTTGAAAAGCGCCCGCACTGA
- a CDS encoding sensor histidine kinase, protein MSTSPRSGSAATPAASRARAMRWAIGVGAALVTAIGLVLMFLLAQATNNRALYERYYVRLFGINVVVAVLLVLVIGWVAFRLLRRLRQGKFGSRLLIKLAAIFALVGVVPGALVYVVSYQFVARSIESWFDVKVEGALDAGLNLGRATLDSLSDDLAAKTRSASGQLAQVPDASAGLVLERIRDQLEATDVILWTGSGQLVASAGSSRFQLNPDRPTAQQFRQVRPERAVAHIEGLDETAMPGAAPPVASVRALAMVQRPGFDFDTAPRYLQVTRPLPPAVVANALAVQEANREYQERALAREGLRRMYIGTLTLSLFLAVFGAVLLAVLFGNQLARPLLVLADGVRQVAAGDLRPTAVLQGKDELGGLTRSFAVMTQQLADARGAVEKTMGQLDAARANLQTILDNLTSGVIVLDAKGTVLSTNPGATRVLRAPLAAYEGQSLVDVPGLAEFGAKVQQQFDEFLVERMQHGLDHWQHAFELHASGQDMPQQDGAINIVARGAELPGAARLLVFDDISEIVSAQRAQAWGEVARRLAHEIKNPLTPIQLSAERLEMKLSGKVQPPEQAVLVKSVKTIVDQVDAMKRLVNEFRDYARLPAADLKPVDLNALLVDVLQLYNAESLPIVLRSELDERCPPIRGDAQQIRQVIHNLLQNAQDAAEAAASGTGKRGEVVIRTRLGDSGRRVRLTVQDSGPGFAENILKRAFEPYVTTKTKGTGLGLAVVKKIADEHGARIELSNRVVDGAVAGAQVSLSFALASEPRAAVAHTEDSKSSAA, encoded by the coding sequence GTGAGCACCTCTCCGCGCAGCGGCTCAGCGGCCACGCCCGCCGCGAGCCGGGCGCGTGCGATGCGCTGGGCCATCGGCGTGGGTGCCGCGCTGGTCACGGCCATCGGGCTGGTGCTGATGTTCCTGCTCGCGCAGGCCACCAACAATCGCGCGCTGTACGAGCGCTACTACGTGCGCCTGTTCGGCATCAACGTCGTGGTGGCGGTGCTGCTGGTGCTGGTGATCGGCTGGGTCGCGTTCCGGTTGCTGCGGCGGTTGCGGCAGGGCAAGTTCGGTAGCCGGCTGCTCATCAAGCTGGCAGCCATCTTCGCGCTGGTGGGCGTGGTGCCGGGGGCGCTGGTCTATGTGGTGTCTTACCAATTCGTCGCGCGCTCGATCGAGAGCTGGTTCGACGTCAAGGTCGAGGGCGCGCTGGACGCCGGCCTGAACCTCGGCCGCGCCACGCTCGACTCGCTGTCCGACGACCTCGCCGCCAAGACGCGCAGCGCCAGCGGCCAGCTCGCGCAAGTGCCCGATGCCAGCGCGGGCCTGGTCCTGGAGCGCATCCGCGACCAGCTCGAGGCGACCGACGTGATTCTCTGGACCGGCTCGGGCCAGCTGGTGGCCAGCGCCGGCTCCTCGCGTTTCCAGCTCAACCCCGACCGGCCAACCGCGCAGCAGTTCCGACAGGTGCGGCCCGAGCGCGCCGTCGCGCACATCGAAGGCCTGGACGAAACCGCCATGCCCGGCGCAGCGCCGCCGGTCGCGAGCGTGCGCGCGCTTGCCATGGTGCAGCGACCCGGCTTCGACTTCGACACCGCGCCGCGCTATCTGCAGGTCACGCGGCCGCTGCCGCCCGCCGTGGTGGCCAACGCGCTGGCGGTGCAGGAGGCCAACCGCGAATACCAAGAGCGGGCGCTTGCACGCGAGGGCCTGCGCCGCATGTACATCGGCACGCTGACGCTGAGCCTGTTCCTTGCCGTGTTCGGTGCCGTGCTGCTGGCCGTGCTGTTCGGCAACCAGCTCGCCAGGCCGTTGCTGGTGCTGGCCGACGGCGTGCGCCAGGTGGCCGCCGGCGACCTGCGGCCCACCGCTGTGCTGCAAGGCAAGGACGAGCTGGGTGGCCTTACGCGCTCCTTTGCCGTCATGACCCAGCAGCTGGCCGACGCGCGCGGCGCCGTCGAAAAGACCATGGGCCAGCTCGACGCCGCCCGCGCCAACCTGCAGACCATCCTGGACAACCTCACTTCGGGCGTGATCGTGCTCGACGCCAAGGGCACGGTGCTGTCGACCAACCCCGGCGCCACCCGCGTGCTGCGCGCGCCGCTCGCGGCCTACGAGGGACAGTCGCTGGTCGACGTGCCGGGCCTTGCTGAATTCGGCGCCAAGGTGCAGCAGCAGTTCGACGAGTTCCTGGTCGAGCGCATGCAGCACGGCCTCGACCACTGGCAGCACGCCTTTGAGCTGCATGCCTCGGGGCAGGACATGCCGCAGCAGGACGGCGCCATCAACATCGTCGCCCGCGGCGCCGAACTGCCTGGCGCGGCGCGGCTGCTGGTGTTCGATGACATCTCCGAGATCGTCTCGGCTCAGCGCGCGCAAGCCTGGGGCGAGGTGGCGCGCCGCCTCGCGCACGAGATCAAGAACCCGCTGACCCCGATCCAGCTGTCCGCCGAGCGGCTCGAGATGAAACTGTCGGGCAAGGTGCAGCCACCCGAGCAGGCCGTGCTCGTGAAGTCGGTGAAGACCATCGTCGACCAGGTCGATGCGATGAAGCGACTGGTCAACGAATTCCGCGACTACGCGCGGCTGCCCGCGGCCGACCTCAAGCCGGTCGACCTGAACGCGCTGCTTGTCGATGTGCTCCAGCTCTACAACGCCGAGAGCCTGCCCATCGTGCTGCGCTCCGAGCTCGACGAGCGCTGCCCGCCGATCCGCGGCGATGCCCAGCAGATCCGGCAGGTGATTCACAACCTGTTGCAGAACGCCCAGGACGCCGCCGAGGCCGCGGCCAGCGGCACCGGCAAGCGGGGCGAGGTCGTCATTCGTACGCGGCTGGGCGATTCGGGGCGGCGCGTGCGGCTCACCGTGCAGGACAGCGGCCCCGGTTTCGCGGAAAACATTCTGAAGAGGGCCTTCGAGCCCTATGTCACGACGAAAACAAAAGGTACCGGTTTGGGCCTGGCCGTCGTGAAGAAAATCGCGGATGAGCACGGCGCGCGCATCGAGCTTTCCAACCGCGTTGTCGATGGGGCTGTAGCAGGGGCACAAGTCTCGCTATCATTCGCGCTGGCAAGCGAGCCGCGGGCAGCGGTCGCTCACACCGAAGATTCGAAATCTTCCGCCGCCTGA
- the rpoC gene encoding DNA-directed RNA polymerase subunit beta', protein MKSLLDLFKQFTPDEHFDAIKIGMASPEKIRSWSFGEVKKPETINYRTFKPERDGLFCAKIFGPIKDYECLCGKYKRLKHRGVICEKCGVEVTQTKVRRERMGHIDLAAPCAHIWFLKSLPSRLGLVLDMTLRDIERVLYFEAYVITDPGMTPLKKFGIMSEDDYDAKRKEYGDEFIAKMGAEGIKDLLEGIELDSEIERLRGDLTGSEVKVKKNSKRLKVLEAFRKSGIKPEWMVLDVLPVLPPDLRPLVPLDGGRFATSDLNDLYRRVINRNSRLRRLLELKAPEIIARNEKRMLQEAVDSLLDNGRRGKAMTGANKRALKSLADMIKGKSGRFRQNLLGKRVDYSGRSVIVVGPTLKLHQCGLPKLMALELFKPFIFSRLEAMGIATTIKAAKKEVESGTPVVWDILEEVIKEHPVMLNRAPTLHRLGIQAFEPILIEGKAIQLHPLVCAAFNADFDGDQMAVHVPLSVEAQMEARTLMLASNNVLFPASGEPSIVPSQDVVLGLYYTTRDRINGKGEGLIFSDIGEVQRALDANEVELTARVAVRITEYTKNKETGEFTPSTSLVDTTVGRALLSEILPKGLPFSNINKALKKKEISKLINVSFRKCGLKETVVFADKLLQNGFRLATKAGISIAIDDMLVPAEKHGIIDRSAKEVKEIEQQYVSGLVTSGERYNKVVDIWGKAGDEVSKVMMAKLSKQKVIDRHGKEVEQESFNSIYMMADSGARGSAAQIRQVAGMRGLMAKPDGSIIETPITANFREGLNVLEYFISTHGARKGLADTALKTANSGYLTRRLVDVTQDLVVTEQDCGTHGGYLMRAIVEGGEVIESLRDRILGRSAADDVLHPENRSVLLKAGEMFDEDNIEALEAQGVDEVKVRTALTCETRFGICATCYGRDLGRGGLINIGEAVGVIAAQSIGEPGTQLTMRTFHIGGAASRAAIASSVEAKSNGSIGFNATMRYVTNSKGELVVISRSGEIVIHDEHGRERERHKVPYGATLTVKADQQIKAGHVLANWDPLTRPIITEFAGKTQFENVEEGLTVAKQVDEVTGLSTLVVIDPKRRGAAKVVRPQVKLIDAQGQEVKIPGTDHSVTIGFPIGALVQIRDGQDVGPGEVLARIPVEGQKTRDITGGLPRVAELFEARSPKDKGMLAEMTGTVSFGKETKGKIRLQITDPEGTVWEDLVPKEKNILVHEGQVVNKGESVVDGPADPQDILRLLGSEELARYIVDEVQDVYRLQGVKINDKHIEVIVRQMLRRVVVDNIGETGYISGEQVERSEMLNTNDALRAEGKIPATFTNLLLGITKASLSTDSFISAASFQETTRVLTEAAIMGKRDELRGLKENVIVGRLIPAGTGMAYHQARKVKDAMDEAERRAIAESEAAELAGSGDSDAATSTVDASEGAATE, encoded by the coding sequence ATGAAATCGCTACTCGACCTGTTCAAGCAATTCACGCCCGATGAGCATTTCGATGCCATCAAGATCGGCATGGCTTCGCCCGAGAAGATCCGTTCGTGGTCTTTCGGCGAGGTGAAGAAGCCCGAGACGATCAACTACCGCACGTTCAAGCCCGAGCGCGACGGCCTGTTCTGCGCCAAGATCTTCGGCCCCATCAAGGACTACGAGTGCCTGTGCGGCAAGTACAAGCGCTTGAAGCACCGCGGCGTGATCTGCGAGAAGTGCGGCGTTGAAGTCACGCAGACCAAGGTGCGTCGCGAGCGCATGGGTCACATCGACCTGGCCGCGCCCTGCGCCCACATCTGGTTCCTGAAGTCGCTGCCGTCGCGCCTGGGCCTCGTGCTCGACATGACGCTGCGCGACATCGAACGCGTGCTGTACTTCGAAGCCTACGTGATCACCGACCCCGGCATGACCCCGCTGAAGAAGTTCGGCATCATGTCCGAGGACGACTACGACGCGAAGCGCAAGGAATACGGCGACGAATTCATCGCCAAGATGGGCGCCGAAGGCATCAAGGACCTGCTCGAAGGCATCGAACTCGACAGCGAGATCGAACGCCTGCGCGGCGACCTGACCGGCTCCGAAGTCAAGGTCAAGAAGAACTCCAAGCGCCTGAAGGTGCTGGAAGCCTTCCGCAAGTCGGGCATCAAGCCCGAGTGGATGGTGCTCGACGTGCTGCCCGTGCTGCCGCCGGACCTGCGTCCGCTGGTGCCGCTGGACGGCGGCCGCTTCGCGACTTCCGACCTGAACGACCTGTATCGCCGCGTCATCAACCGCAATTCGCGTCTGCGCCGCCTGCTGGAGCTGAAGGCCCCGGAAATCATCGCGCGCAACGAAAAGCGGATGCTGCAGGAAGCTGTCGACTCGCTGCTGGACAACGGCCGCCGTGGCAAGGCCATGACGGGCGCCAACAAGCGCGCGCTGAAGTCGCTGGCGGACATGATCAAGGGCAAGAGCGGCCGCTTCCGCCAGAATCTGCTGGGCAAGCGCGTCGACTACTCGGGCCGTTCGGTCATCGTGGTGGGCCCGACGCTCAAGCTGCACCAGTGCGGCCTGCCGAAGCTGATGGCGCTCGAGCTGTTCAAGCCTTTCATCTTCTCGCGCCTCGAAGCCATGGGCATCGCGACCACGATCAAGGCTGCCAAGAAGGAAGTCGAATCGGGTACGCCGGTGGTCTGGGACATCCTGGAAGAGGTCATCAAGGAGCACCCGGTCATGCTGAACCGCGCTCCTACGCTGCACCGCCTGGGCATTCAGGCCTTCGAACCGATCCTGATCGAAGGCAAGGCCATCCAGCTGCACCCGCTCGTCTGCGCGGCATTCAACGCCGACTTCGACGGCGACCAGATGGCCGTCCACGTGCCGCTGTCGGTGGAAGCGCAGATGGAAGCCCGCACGCTGATGCTGGCCTCCAACAACGTGCTGTTCCCGGCTTCGGGCGAACCGTCGATCGTTCCTTCGCAGGACGTAGTGCTGGGTCTGTACTACACGACCCGCGACCGCATCAACGGCAAGGGCGAGGGCCTGATCTTCTCCGACATCGGTGAAGTGCAGCGCGCGCTCGACGCCAACGAAGTCGAGCTGACCGCCCGCGTGGCGGTGCGCATCACGGAGTACACCAAGAACAAGGAAACCGGCGAATTCACGCCGTCGACCTCGCTCGTGGACACCACCGTGGGCCGCGCGCTGCTGTCCGAGATCCTGCCGAAGGGCCTGCCGTTCTCGAACATCAACAAGGCGCTGAAGAAGAAGGAAATCTCCAAGCTCATCAACGTCTCGTTCCGCAAGTGCGGCCTGAAAGAGACCGTCGTGTTCGCCGACAAGCTGCTGCAAAACGGCTTCCGCCTGGCAACCAAGGCCGGTATCTCGATCGCCATCGACGACATGCTGGTGCCCGCTGAAAAGCACGGCATCATCGATCGCTCCGCCAAGGAAGTGAAGGAGATCGAGCAGCAGTATGTGTCGGGTCTGGTGACCTCCGGCGAACGCTACAACAAGGTGGTGGACATCTGGGGCAAGGCCGGCGACGAAGTGTCGAAGGTCATGATGGCCAAGCTGTCGAAGCAGAAGGTCATCGACCGCCATGGCAAGGAAGTCGAGCAGGAGTCCTTCAACTCGATCTACATGATGGCCGACTCGGGCGCCCGCGGTTCCGCGGCCCAGATTCGCCAGGTGGCCGGTATGCGGGGCCTGATGGCCAAGCCGGACGGCTCGATCATCGAGACGCCCATTACCGCGAACTTCCGCGAAGGCCTGAACGTGCTGGAGTACTTCATCTCCACCCACGGTGCCCGTAAGGGTCTGGCCGACACGGCGCTGAAGACGGCGAACTCGGGTTACCTGACCCGTCGTCTGGTCGACGTGACGCAAGACCTGGTCGTGACCGAGCAGGACTGCGGCACGCACGGCGGCTACCTGATGCGCGCCATCGTCGAAGGCGGTGAAGTCATCGAATCGCTGCGCGACCGTATCCTCGGCCGTTCGGCTGCCGACGACGTGCTGCACCCGGAAAACCGCTCGGTGCTGCTGAAGGCAGGCGAGATGTTCGACGAAGACAACATCGAAGCACTGGAAGCCCAGGGCGTCGACGAAGTCAAGGTCCGCACCGCGCTGACCTGCGAAACCCGCTTCGGCATCTGCGCGACCTGCTACGGCCGCGACCTGGGCCGCGGCGGCCTGATCAACATCGGCGAAGCCGTCGGTGTGATCGCCGCGCAGTCCATCGGTGAACCGGGCACGCAGCTGACGATGCGTACCTTCCACATCGGTGGTGCCGCTTCGCGCGCTGCCATCGCCTCGAGCGTGGAAGCCAAGTCGAACGGTTCGATCGGTTTCAACGCCACGATGCGCTACGTGACCAACAGCAAGGGCGAGCTGGTCGTGATTTCGCGTTCGGGCGAGATCGTCATCCATGACGAGCACGGTCGCGAGCGCGAACGTCACAAGGTGCCGTACGGCGCCACGCTGACGGTCAAGGCAGACCAGCAGATCAAGGCCGGCCACGTGCTCGCCAACTGGGACCCGCTGACCCGCCCGATCATTACCGAGTTCGCCGGCAAGACGCAGTTCGAAAACGTCGAGGAAGGCCTCACGGTTGCGAAGCAGGTGGACGAAGTGACCGGTCTGTCGACCCTGGTCGTGATCGACCCGAAGCGCCGCGGCGCTGCCAAGGTCGTTCGCCCGCAGGTGAAGCTGATCGACGCACAAGGCCAGGAAGTGAAGATTCCGGGCACCGATCACTCGGTGACCATCGGCTTCCCGATCGGTGCGCTGGTCCAGATCCGCGACGGCCAGGACGTGGGCCCCGGCGAAGTGCTGGCGCGTATTCCGGTCGAAGGCCAGAAGACCCGCGACATTACCGGCGGTCTGCCGCGCGTTGCCGAGCTGTTCGAAGCCCGCTCGCCGAAGGACAAGGGCATGCTGGCCGAAATGACCGGCACGGTGTCGTTCGGTAAGGAGACCAAGGGCAAGATCCGCCTGCAGATCACCGATCCGGAAGGCACGGTCTGGGAAGACCTCGTGCCGAAGGAAAAGAACATCCTGGTGCACGAAGGCCAGGTGGTGAACAAGGGCGAATCCGTGGTCGACGGCCCGGCTGACCCGCAGGACATCCTGCGCCTGCTGGGTTCGGAAGAACTGGCGCGCTACATCGTGGACGAAGTGCAGGACGTGTACCGCCTGCAGGGTGTGAAGATCAACGACAAGCACATCGAGGTGATCGTTCGCCAGATGCTGCGCCGCGTCGTGGTCGACAACATCGGCGAGACCGGCTACATCTCCGGCGAACAGGTCGAACGCAGCGAAATGCTCAACACCAACGACGCCCTGCGCGCCGAAGGCAAGATCCCCGCGACGTTCACCAACCTGCTGCTGGGTATCACGAAGGCATCGCTGTCGACCGACTCGTTCATCTCCGCCGCTTCGTTCCAGGAAACGACGCGCGTGCTGACCGAAGCCGCGATCATGGGCAAGCGCGACGAGCTGCGCGGCCTGAAGGAAAACGTCATCGTCGGCCGCCTGATTCCCGCGGGCACCGGCATGGCGTACCACCAGGCACGCAAGGTCAAGGACGCCATGGACGAGGCCGAGCGCCGCGCCATCGCCGAATCGGAAGCCGCCGAACTGGCCGGCTCCGGTGACAGCGATGCGGCAACCAGCACGGTCGACGCCAGCGAAGGCGCCGCGACCGAATAA
- a CDS encoding response regulator — protein MANILVVDDELGIRDLLFEILNDEGHNVELAENAAEARAARQRARPDLVLLDIWMPDTDGVTLLKEWSTAGLLSMPVIMMSGHATIDTAVDATRIGAFAFLEKPITLQKLLKAVEQGLARESARRAAAGVVPAPAGVAQATAITTTGDSLLMASLASVPVADIGPQSTQSFDLDRPLRDARDGFEKAYFEFHLAMENGSMTRVAEKTGLERTHLYRKLKQLGVDLSRGRRSAV, from the coding sequence ATGGCAAACATTCTCGTGGTCGATGACGAGCTGGGCATCCGGGACCTGCTCTTCGAAATTCTCAATGACGAAGGCCACAACGTGGAGCTCGCGGAAAACGCCGCCGAAGCGCGCGCGGCCCGCCAGCGCGCGCGGCCGGACCTCGTCCTGCTCGACATCTGGATGCCCGACACCGACGGCGTCACGCTGCTCAAGGAGTGGTCCACCGCCGGCCTGCTGAGCATGCCCGTCATCATGATGAGCGGCCACGCCACCATCGACACCGCGGTCGACGCCACGCGCATCGGCGCATTCGCCTTCCTCGAAAAGCCCATCACGCTGCAGAAGCTGCTCAAGGCCGTCGAGCAAGGGTTGGCGCGCGAGAGCGCACGCCGCGCTGCCGCGGGCGTCGTCCCCGCTCCGGCCGGTGTGGCGCAGGCCACGGCCATCACCACCACCGGCGACAGCCTGCTGATGGCATCGCTCGCTTCCGTGCCGGTGGCCGACATCGGCCCCCAGTCGACTCAGAGCTTCGACCTCGACCGCCCGCTGCGCGATGCGCGCGACGGTTTCGAGAAGGCATACTTCGAGTTCCACCTCGCGATGGAGAACGGGTCGATGACCCGCGTGGCCGAGAAAACCGGCCTCGAGCGCACTCATCTGTACAGAAAACTCAAACAACTTGGTGTTGATTTGTCGAGAGGGCGCAGAAGCGCTGTATAA
- a CDS encoding phytanoyl-CoA dioxygenase family protein, which produces MDGRITKKWREDGYVVLPRFYSDEEIDAAEAALTRAWRDPLSRVVVDDLNVDQRLRIRDVDPAAREAHRFKVNDLYLEYPEVRRLALNAKLTPTLKALLENTPVLCNSLSYAHGSGQGDHVDSLYMTPRSHGHLLAIWVALEDCDMDAGPLRYYPGSHAIEQYVFSNGGTHAVNEEMPAWSAYMDEQVRQRGLKPEIFAAKRGDVFIWNAYLLHGGSPILSPGKTRKSIVFHYFSEEDSRALGLQLVPDSGGYWMHRAHQPVPGKGESEAPPLSLRQELEIRVRRKLHRLVGARRRPVQG; this is translated from the coding sequence ATGGACGGCAGGATCACAAAAAAATGGCGGGAAGACGGCTACGTCGTTCTTCCGAGGTTCTATTCAGACGAAGAGATCGATGCAGCGGAAGCGGCCTTGACGCGTGCATGGCGCGACCCCTTGTCGAGGGTCGTCGTGGACGACCTTAACGTCGACCAGCGGTTACGCATTCGGGATGTCGACCCCGCTGCGCGCGAAGCGCATCGCTTCAAGGTCAACGACCTGTATCTCGAATATCCAGAAGTGCGCCGGCTCGCACTGAATGCGAAGCTGACGCCCACCTTGAAGGCCTTGCTCGAGAACACACCGGTGCTATGCAACTCGCTCAGCTATGCACACGGAAGCGGCCAGGGCGATCACGTCGATTCGCTTTACATGACGCCGCGGTCGCATGGGCATTTGCTGGCCATCTGGGTCGCTCTCGAAGACTGCGACATGGATGCCGGGCCTTTGCGCTACTACCCCGGCAGCCACGCCATCGAGCAATACGTCTTCTCGAATGGCGGAACGCACGCGGTCAACGAAGAGATGCCGGCCTGGTCCGCCTACATGGATGAGCAGGTTCGGCAGCGTGGGCTGAAGCCGGAGATCTTCGCTGCGAAGCGTGGCGACGTTTTCATCTGGAATGCCTATCTCCTGCATGGCGGCAGTCCGATTCTTTCGCCCGGAAAGACCCGCAAGAGCATCGTCTTCCACTATTTTTCGGAAGAGGACAGCCGTGCTCTTGGCTTGCAACTGGTGCCTGACTCTGGGGGCTACTGGATGCATAGGGCTCACCAGCCTGTGCCCGGCAAAGGCGAGTCGGAGGCGCCGCCGCTGTCTCTTCGTCAAGAGCTCGAAATTCGGGTTCGGCGAAAACTGCATCGACTGGTGGGCGCGAGGCGCAGGCCTGTTCAGGGTTGA
- a CDS encoding DUF4390 domain-containing protein, producing the protein MAWLPVPAAAQGRPGASISQMRLEQADDGVYLSASVQFELPSLVEEVLDKGIAIYFVAEAELFQERWYWTDRKVAQVQRHMRLAYQPLTRRWRLNVSPVPITGAAGLGISLNQNFDTLSDALDAIKRVGRMRLGDVAEIGDDPLHQVTFRFRLDTSQLPRPFQIGVVGQADWNIAAERTARLAVEKQK; encoded by the coding sequence ATGGCGTGGCTGCCGGTGCCGGCCGCCGCCCAGGGGCGCCCCGGCGCGTCCATCAGCCAGATGCGGCTGGAGCAGGCCGACGACGGCGTCTACCTGAGCGCGTCCGTGCAGTTCGAGCTGCCCTCGCTGGTCGAGGAGGTGCTCGACAAGGGCATCGCCATCTATTTCGTGGCCGAGGCTGAGCTCTTCCAGGAGCGCTGGTACTGGACCGACCGCAAGGTCGCGCAGGTCCAGCGTCACATGCGGCTGGCCTACCAGCCGCTCACCCGGCGCTGGCGACTCAATGTTTCGCCGGTGCCGATCACCGGTGCCGCCGGCCTCGGCATTTCGCTGAACCAGAACTTCGACACCCTGAGCGATGCGCTCGACGCCATCAAGCGCGTCGGGCGGATGCGGCTGGGCGACGTGGCCGAGATCGGCGACGACCCGCTGCACCAGGTGACTTTCCGCTTCCGCCTCGACACTTCGCAACTGCCGCGCCCGTTCCAGATCGGCGTGGTCGGGCAGGCTGACTGGAATATTGCCGCCGAGCGCACAGCGCGGCTGGCGGTGGAGAAGCAGAAGTGA
- a CDS encoding lema family protein — translation MSLLPESLASWIVIAVLLFWFVGAYNRLVRLRAAVLQSYGTLDAALRKQLDFVQASITAAPPAEAPANELLSSIAPLQASTTQLAILLGATRLRPLDAGGMAALATALQVWIGAWQRQHPDAVTMFEADGTLARPAQQPALPGAPEPIAWPEPSAAAEIARNQFNLAVKLYNAAISQFPAVLVAWAVRLRPAAPLL, via the coding sequence ATGAGTCTGTTGCCCGAATCGCTGGCCAGCTGGATCGTGATCGCAGTGCTGCTGTTCTGGTTTGTCGGCGCCTACAACCGGCTGGTGCGCCTGCGCGCCGCCGTGCTGCAGAGCTACGGCACGCTCGATGCGGCGCTGCGCAAGCAGCTCGATTTCGTGCAGGCCAGCATCACCGCCGCGCCGCCCGCGGAGGCGCCGGCGAACGAGCTGCTGTCGTCGATTGCGCCGCTGCAGGCCTCGACCACGCAACTGGCCATCCTGCTGGGCGCGACCCGGCTGCGACCGCTCGATGCCGGCGGCATGGCCGCGCTGGCGACGGCGCTGCAGGTGTGGATCGGCGCGTGGCAGCGCCAGCACCCGGACGCGGTGACGATGTTCGAGGCCGACGGCACGCTCGCGCGGCCGGCGCAGCAACCGGCGCTGCCCGGCGCCCCCGAACCGATCGCCTGGCCCGAGCCCTCGGCGGCGGCGGAGATCGCGCGCAACCAGTTCAATCTTGCGGTGAAGCTCTACAACGCCGCGATCTCGCAGTTCCCGGCCGTGCTGGTGGCATGGGCCGTGCGTCTGCGTCCGGCCGCGCCGCTGCTCTGA